The Claveliimonas bilis genome window below encodes:
- the spoVG gene encoding septation regulator SpoVG yields the protein MQITDVRVRKVAKEGKLKAVVSITMDEEFVVHDIKVIEGEKGLFIAMPSKKALDGEYRDIAHPINSATRERIQNIILERYEEALNEEAAGEPEMV from the coding sequence ATGCAGATCACAGATGTACGTGTGCGCAAAGTTGCGAAGGAAGGAAAACTGAAAGCGGTAGTGTCAATTACGATGGATGAGGAATTTGTCGTGCATGACATTAAAGTAATCGAAGGAGAAAAAGGGCTTTTTATAGCTATGCCAAGTAAAAAAGCGTTGGACGGCGAATACCGGGATATTGCACATCCGATCAATTCAGCTACAAGAGAGCGGATTCAGAATATTATTCTTGAAAGGTATGAAGAAGCGCTGAATGAAGAGGCAGCTGGGGAGCCTGAAATGGTGT
- the glgD gene encoding glucose-1-phosphate adenylyltransferase subunit GlgD, translating to MRAVGIILAGGNSNKMRELTNKRAVAAMPIAGSYRAIDFALSNMSNSHIQKVAVLTQYNARSLNEHLNSSKWWDFGRKQGGLYVFTPTITADNGYWYRGTADAIYQNLDFLRKCHEPYVIITSGDAVYKMDYNKVLEYHIAKKADITIVCRDLAPGEDATRFGTLKMDETMRIEEFEEKPMMAAYNTISTGIYIIRRHQLIDLIEHCAEEERHDFVTDILIRYKNLKKIYGYKIKDYWSNIATVDAYYKTNMDFLKPGVRDYFFKQYPGIYSKVSDLPPAKYNPGAVVKNSLVASGSIINGTVENSVLFKKTFVGNNCVIKNSIILNDVYLGDNTYIENCIVESRDTIRANTRHVGENGVKIVVEKNERYAL from the coding sequence ATGAGAGCAGTAGGAATTATTTTAGCAGGCGGAAACAGCAATAAGATGAGGGAATTGACGAACAAACGGGCTGTGGCGGCAATGCCTATTGCAGGCAGCTACCGGGCGATTGATTTTGCCCTGAGTAATATGTCCAACTCTCATATCCAGAAAGTAGCGGTGCTGACACAGTACAATGCACGCTCTTTGAATGAACATTTAAATTCCTCCAAATGGTGGGATTTTGGAAGAAAGCAGGGGGGACTTTATGTATTTACCCCGACGATCACAGCGGATAACGGATACTGGTACAGAGGAACGGCAGATGCCATTTATCAGAATCTGGACTTTTTAAGGAAATGTCATGAACCTTATGTGATCATTACATCCGGGGACGCTGTATATAAAATGGATTACAACAAGGTGCTGGAGTATCATATCGCCAAGAAGGCAGATATTACTATCGTATGCAGGGATCTGGCGCCGGGAGAAGATGCGACACGCTTTGGAACTCTGAAAATGGACGAGACTATGCGCATTGAAGAGTTCGAAGAAAAACCAATGATGGCGGCTTATAATACGATTTCCACAGGAATTTATATCATCAGAAGACATCAGCTGATCGATCTGATTGAACACTGTGCGGAAGAGGAAAGACACGATTTTGTAACTGATATTTTGATCAGATATAAAAATCTGAAAAAAATATACGGTTATAAAATAAAAGACTACTGGAGCAACATAGCTACAGTGGATGCGTATTACAAAACAAACATGGATTTTCTGAAGCCGGGAGTAAGAGATTATTTCTTTAAACAGTATCCGGGGATCTATTCCAAGGTGAGCGACCTGCCGCCGGCGAAATATAATCCGGGTGCAGTGGTAAAGAACAGTCTTGTGGCCAGCGGTTCCATTATCAACGGAACAGTAGAAAATTCCGTATTGTTTAAAAAGACCTTTGTGGGAAACAACTGTGTCATTAAAAATTCCATTATTTTAAATGACGTATATCTCGGTGACAATACATACATTGAAAACTGTATTGTAGAAAGCCGTGATACCATCAGGGCCAATACGCGTCATGTGGGAGAAAATGGTGTGAAGATCGTAGTCGAAAAAAATGAGAGGTATGCACTGTAA
- a CDS encoding glucose-1-phosphate adenylyltransferase: MIKKEMIAMLLAGGQGSRLGVLTAKVAKPAVAFGGKYRIIDFPLSNCINSGIDTVGVLTQYQPLRLNTHIGIGIPWDLDRNIGGVSILPPYEKSANSEWYTGTANAIYQNMDYMETYNPDYVLILSGDHIYKMDYEVMLDYHKENHADVTIAAMPVPMEEASRFGIVVADGDGRITEFQEKPPEPKSNLASMGIYIFSWPILKKALMELRDVPGCDFGKHIIPYCHENGQRLFAYEYNGYWKDVGTLGSYWEANMELIDIIPEFNLYEEFWKIYTNSDIIPPQYISERAIIDRSIIGDGAEIYGEVHNCVIGSGVTIGEGSVVRDSIIMKDVKIDSGCIIDKAIIAEGVHINDNVTLGTGADTPNLLKPNIYSFGLVTIGENSVIPAGVQIGKNTAISGVTVKEDYPGGMLESGETLIKAGERI; the protein is encoded by the coding sequence ATGATTAAAAAAGAAATGATAGCAATGTTGCTGGCGGGGGGACAAGGCAGCAGACTGGGAGTCCTTACAGCAAAAGTAGCAAAGCCGGCTGTTGCGTTTGGGGGAAAATACAGAATAATAGACTTTCCGCTCAGTAACTGCATTAATTCTGGAATTGATACAGTGGGAGTGCTGACGCAGTATCAGCCTTTAAGGCTTAATACACATATAGGGATTGGTATTCCGTGGGATCTGGACCGCAATATTGGAGGGGTGTCCATCCTGCCGCCATACGAGAAAAGCGCAAACAGCGAATGGTACACGGGAACAGCCAATGCAATTTACCAGAATATGGATTATATGGAAACCTACAATCCGGATTATGTCCTGATCTTGTCGGGAGACCATATTTACAAGATGGACTATGAGGTGATGCTGGATTACCATAAAGAAAATCATGCAGATGTTACCATAGCAGCTATGCCGGTTCCGATGGAAGAAGCAAGCCGCTTTGGAATTGTTGTAGCCGATGGGGACGGAAGGATTACAGAATTTCAGGAAAAGCCTCCGGAACCGAAAAGCAATCTTGCATCTATGGGAATTTATATTTTCAGCTGGCCTATCCTGAAAAAGGCGCTGATGGAATTGAGGGATGTGCCGGGATGCGATTTTGGAAAACATATCATCCCTTACTGCCATGAAAATGGACAACGCCTGTTTGCATATGAATATAACGGATATTGGAAAGATGTAGGAACATTGGGATCTTACTGGGAAGCCAATATGGAACTGATCGATATTATTCCTGAATTTAATTTATATGAAGAATTTTGGAAGATTTATACAAACAGCGACATTATTCCACCACAGTATATTTCAGAGCGTGCGATCATTGATCGGAGCATTATCGGGGATGGCGCGGAAATCTATGGAGAAGTTCACAACTGTGTGATCGGATCCGGTGTCACTATCGGAGAGGGAAGCGTTGTGCGGGATTCCATTATCATGAAAGATGTGAAGATAGATTCCGGATGTATTATCGATAAAGCGATCATAGCAGAAGGCGTTCATATTAACGATAATGTAACTCTGGGAACAGGAGCGGATACGCCGAATCTTCTGAAACCCAATATCTATTCCTTCGGGCTTGTGACGATAGGGGAAAATTCTGTCATACCGGCAGGAGTGCAGATCGGGAAAAACACAGCGATCAGCGGAGTGACTGTAAAAGAGGATTACCCGGGAGGCATGCTGGAGAGCGGAGAGACATTGATAAAGGCGGGTGAGAGAATATGA
- the murC gene encoding UDP-N-acetylmuramate--L-alanine ligase: protein MYNINFNQPIHIHFIGIGGISMSGLAEILLKEGFVISGSDTKESALTEHLEKLGARIFYGQKASNIIEGIDLAVYTAAIHEDNEEFAEARRQGIPMLSRAELLGQLMKNYDVPVAISGTHGKTTTTSMLSHILLAAKKDPTISVGGILKAIGGNIRVGSSELFVTEACEYTNSFLHFFPKIAVILNIDADHLDFFKDLDDIRHSFRRFAQLLPADGTLIINKEIEHLEEITDGLSCRVVTFGLDSSADYYADQISHDETGNAAFHVISHGKDTGRVELSVKGDHNICNALSVIAVADLLDISRDDVCSGLQSFTGTDRRFEHKGDWNGVTVIDDYAHHPTEIQATLKAADVYPHREIWCVFQPHTYTRTKALFPEFVEALSHTDHVVLADIYAARETDTLGVSSQLLAEELKKKGCDAYYLPSFEAIEDFLKTHCQKGDVLITMGAGNVVNIGEALLK, encoded by the coding sequence ATGTATAACATTAATTTCAATCAACCGATCCATATTCACTTTATCGGAATCGGCGGCATCAGCATGAGCGGCCTTGCCGAGATCCTTCTGAAAGAGGGGTTTGTTATCTCCGGATCTGACACTAAGGAGTCCGCTTTAACAGAACATCTGGAAAAACTGGGCGCCCGCATCTTTTACGGCCAGAAGGCTTCCAATATTATAGAAGGGATAGATCTGGCAGTGTATACTGCTGCCATACATGAGGATAATGAAGAATTTGCCGAGGCACGCCGCCAGGGTATCCCCATGCTCAGCCGCGCCGAACTGCTGGGACAATTGATGAAAAATTATGATGTACCTGTGGCCATTTCAGGAACTCACGGAAAAACTACCACAACTTCCATGCTTTCTCACATTCTCCTTGCCGCAAAAAAGGATCCTACCATTTCAGTGGGCGGCATTTTAAAAGCGATCGGAGGAAACATCCGGGTAGGCAGCTCTGAGCTTTTTGTGACAGAGGCCTGCGAGTACACCAACAGCTTTCTTCATTTTTTCCCAAAGATCGCTGTCATTCTCAATATTGACGCGGATCACCTGGATTTCTTCAAAGATCTTGACGATATCCGCCATTCTTTCCGCCGTTTTGCCCAGCTTCTTCCTGCGGACGGTACGCTCATCATCAATAAGGAAATCGAGCATCTGGAAGAGATCACTGACGGGCTTTCCTGCCGGGTAGTTACTTTCGGCCTGGATTCTTCCGCGGACTATTATGCGGATCAGATTTCCCACGATGAGACAGGAAACGCTGCTTTCCATGTCATTTCCCACGGAAAAGACACCGGACGGGTGGAGCTGTCTGTCAAAGGCGACCACAACATCTGCAACGCCCTTTCTGTCATCGCTGTGGCTGATCTTCTGGATATTTCAAGAGATGACGTCTGCAGCGGTCTTCAGTCTTTTACCGGAACAGACCGGCGGTTTGAACATAAGGGCGACTGGAACGGGGTAACTGTCATCGATGACTACGCCCATCACCCGACGGAGATCCAAGCTACTTTAAAGGCTGCCGATGTTTATCCCCACCGGGAGATCTGGTGCGTATTCCAGCCTCATACCTACACCCGCACAAAAGCACTCTTCCCGGAGTTTGTGGAGGCATTATCCCACACCGACCATGTTGTCCTTGCCGACATTTATGCCGCACGGGAAACAGATACCCTGGGGGTATCCTCCCAGCTGCTTGCCGAAGAACTGAAGAAAAAGGGATGCGATGCATATTATCTTCCGTCTTTTGAGGCAATCGAAGATTTCTTAAAAACACATTGTCAAAAAGGAGATGTGTTGATAACTATGGGCGCCGGAAACGTTGTAAACATTGGAGAAGCGCTTTTAAAATAA